A single region of the Mercenaria mercenaria strain notata chromosome 6, MADL_Memer_1, whole genome shotgun sequence genome encodes:
- the LOC128557763 gene encoding F-box/LRR-repeat protein 7-like, protein MAAARLPVEVVSHIMGFLSVSDRKDAALVCRSWYEASLDPILQRDIIIHFYASSAEQTTRAIPSLSRRRLPHLVLNNFDLSLDAKAVLLKSCEHLSANLRSLSLKGSNITERTFVELLSKCTNLVTLDLSCCNSLFMSGTLLEKNSDMQLLKASLTNVLDVNLASIRYMSDATFNRIMTVCENVEKLSLAGSQMAFSSNIYYPDRSSRIASSSVLTFKNFLDFMITQPCLTSLNLSKTQIEDEHLEELVVVSGLKLQELILIGCRNVSDEGIAYICKHQPQLKSLDIRECPDLTNSTVLTVSAGLSQLRNLYLNKCKQITDKAAMSLSRLNQLEVLDMSECFQVTSAGLVRGLCKEEVTAVLTHLNLNCCSLVGDSFVEKACECLPLLTHLDLGSCFKISDNSVHSISSSLKYLRFLRLAWCKEVTDLGLLGLLTEGNQHKHDEADGECRCTRKYASTVIFKKPTIKKNEPTIDDIRKNSLNSKKVPVAISNIVGLKYLDLTACKKLTDTSLMQVIKFPEIRVLSLGMLPELSPDGVAQIVRNNPSIEELNLSQCGSLTDSTMATITTRLPRLQMLNVFGCDKLTDKSVNYIKDNCSRLKHLDVSFCGGLSHEAVENLENKSKTLQTIQKRMIGSA, encoded by the exons ATGGCTGCAGCAAGACTTCCAGTCGAG GTTGTGAGCCATATTATGGGCTTCCTGTCTGTGTCAGATAGAAAGGATGCAGCCCTTGTTTGTCGCAGTTGGTATGAGGCCTCCTTGGATCCAATTCTTCAGCGTGATATCATCATTCATTTTTATGCTTCGTCAGCAGAGCAGACGACCAGAGCAATACCTAGTCTGTCACGTAGAAGGCTTCCGCATCTTGTTTTGAACAACTTTGACTTGTCCCTAGATGCAAAAGCTGTTCTTCTGAAATCCTGTGAGCATTTGTCAGCAAATCTGAGAAGTTTGTCTCTGAAAGGTAGCAATATAACAGAGAGAACATTTGTTGAACTATTGTCAAAATGTACAAATCTGGTAACCCTGGATTTAAGTTGCTGCAATTCTCTATTCATGTCGGGGACATTGCTAGAGAAAAATTCCGATATGCAGCTTCTGAAGGCTTCCTTAACCAATGTGTTGGATGTGAATTTGGCTTCCATTAGGTATATGTCGGATGCAACCTTCAATCGAATAATGACAGTATGTGAAAATGTTGAGAAATTATCGCTTGCAGGTTCGCAGATGGCATTCAGCAGTAACATATACTATCCAGACAGGTCAAGTAGAATTGCCAGTAGTTCTGTGCTGACGTTTAAGAACTTTCTGGATTTTATGATTACTCAGCCATGTCTTACATCGTTGAACCTTTCCAAGACACAAATTGAAGACGAGCATTTAGAGGAGTTGGTAGTGGTCTCAGGTCTGAAGTTGCAGGAACTGATTCTGATTGGATGTCGAAATGTTAGCGATGAGGGGATTGCCTACATTTGTAAGCATCAGCCACAGTTGAAGAGTCTTGATATTCGGGAATGTCCAGATCTTACAAACAGCACTGTTCTCACAGTTTCGGCAGGATTAAGCCAGCTTAGGAATCTGTATTTGAACAAATGTAAACAGATTACAGACAAAGCAGCGATGAGTTTGTCCAGGTTGAATCAGTTGGAAGTGTTAGATATGTCCGAATGTTTTCAGGTCACTTCAGCTGGGCTTGTGCGAGGACTTTGTAAAGAAGAAGTAACAGCAGTTCTGACACATTTGAACTTGAATTGTTGTTCACTTGTTGGGGATTCCTTtgtagaaaaagcttgtgaatgCTTGCCGTTGTTAACGCACCTTGACCTTGGCTCTTGCTTTAAAATCTCTGACAATAGCGTTCACTCAATTTCATCTAGTCTGAAATACCTGAGATTCCTAAGACTAGCTTGGTGCAAAGAGGTCACTGATTTGGGCTTGCTAGGTCTGCTGACAGAGGGTAATCAGCACAAACATGACGAGGCAGACGGAGAATGTAGGTGCACGAGAAAATACGCATCTACTGTCATTTTCAAAAAACCAACAATTAAAAAGAACGAGCCAACAATTGATGATATTCGTAAAAATTCGTTGAATTCCAAAAAAGTTCCTGTTGCTATTAGCAACATTGTTGGGTTGAAATATCTCGATCTTACAGCATGTAAGAAACTGACAGACACCAGTTTAATGCAAGTGATAAAATTCCCAGAAATCCGAGTGCTTTCCCTTGGAATGTTGCCGGAACTTAGTCCTGACGGTGTGGCGCAAATTGTTCGCAACAACCCAAGCATAGAGGAACTGAATCTGTCTCAGTGTGGTTCACTGACAGATAGTACCATGGCAACAATCACGACCCGCCTGCCGAGACTTCAGATGTTGAACGTATTTGGATGTGATAAGCTAACCGATAAGAGTGTCAACTACATTAAAGATAACTGTAGTCGATTGAAGCATTTAGACGTGTCTTTCTGTGGTGGACTTTCACACGAAGCTGTCGAAAACTtggaaaacaaaagtaaaacCTTGCAGACGATACAGAAAAGAATGATTGGGTCTGCATAG